One segment of Paramormyrops kingsleyae isolate MSU_618 chromosome 8, PKINGS_0.4, whole genome shotgun sequence DNA contains the following:
- the LOC140592346 gene encoding uncharacterized protein: MRTEIHKTSRNNRKQAVVRSSLGASKMWTTACKGAEIDWDPVISKVTAKLPCLIGKEQEIRQKALKMLQNRREYLRRSGKKTGRTSTSLEQHVRLLKKDGRTVALGKVVGERTEALEVCLLDITPPFKHLYKAGEKVKWRKKYIDGLSKQQEQGAEDKIGKKKGEENKDRGEKTDEERKEVEEGSNKFKGGRGYEYVTYSPPKAFQPQGGKRPVKKRKLFSL; this comes from the exons GCTGTTGTAAGGTCATCCCTGGGTGCATCGAAAATGTGGACCACTGCCTGCAAGGGAGCTGAAATTGATTGGGACCCTGTCATAAGCAAA GTCACAGCAAAGTTGCCCTGCCTCATCGGCAAAGAACAAGAAATTCGtcaaaaagcattaaaaatgcTCCAAAACAGGAGGGAGTACCTCCGAAGGTCAGGAAAG AAGACAGGGAGGACTTCAACTTCACTTGAACA GCATGTAAGACTGCTGAAAAAAGATGGGAGAACAGTAGCCCTTGGCAAAGTTGTTGGag AAAGAACAGAAGCACTTGAGGTATGCCTCCTGGACATCACACCTCCATTTAAGCACCTTTACAAA GCAGGGGAAAAAgtgaaatggagaaaaaaatacatagatGGGCTAAGTAAGCAGCAGGAGCAAGGAGCAGAAGACAAAATAGGAAAGAAGAAGGGAGAAGAAAACAAAGATAGGGGTGAGAAGACAGATGAGGAGAGAAAAGAAGTGGAAGAAGGAAGCAACAAATTTAAAGGAGGAAGAGGCTATGAATACGTTACTTATAGCCCACCAAAGGCTTTTCAACCCCAAGGAGGCAAGCGGcctgtaaaaaaaagaaagctttTTTCGTTGTAA